Genomic window (Gemmatimonadota bacterium):
CCGCTGATCATCATGGTACGCGAATCGCCCTTCACGGTGCGAAGGCGAAGCCGGAAGCCGCCAGCCGTGGGCTCGACCAGCGCCTGCAGATTGCCGTTGGTCCACTCGCGAAAGGCGCCATCCTGGCGCATCCGCCCCTTGGCATTGAAGGTATCTCGCAGATGGGCAACGAGTCGCCCCCAATCGTCGTCGGTAAACGGTCGGTCGAATTCCGCTGTCTCGCCGACGCCGAGGGTCAGGCCGAGCAGTTGCTGCGAGGTCGACCCGCGCGCGACATCGAGTGAGCGTGCGGCGTGCGAAATCGCCTCGGGTGAGAAGCCTGCCTCGCGGCCGATTTCGTGGAGGGCGGCGAGTGTCAACCCGTTCGCCTCCTGCGGCACCGGCGACAGCGCACTCTCGCTCTTCGCGGCCCGCTCGAAGATCGTGGCGATTTCCTCATCGGTGTAGCGTCGCTCACTCATGGCCGAAGAAGCTCACCGGGAGCGGGAGGGGAGTCAATGGAACTCAACGCGGCGGCTCCTGCCGCGCTGCCCGATCCACCGCGTCCACCGCCGCCTGCACCTCGGCAGCCGAGGGGCGCGGCGCCACTTCAGCGTCGGCCAGCCCCAGGCTCCAGCTCGCGCGCTCGATCACCGCGGCGCCACGCTCGGCGGGCAGCGACTCGCCGAACGCCAGCTCGACCCGGCGACAGATGCGCTCCTCGCGCGGGGGGTCGGGGAAGGTGTGGTTGGGTGCACCACGATGGATCCGGGCGTGCGTCGCCTCGTGAATCAGGCTCGACGCGACGACCTCGACACCAATGTCGCGTCGGGCGAGGAAGGTCAGCTCGGTGAGAATGGTGCGGTATGCCGGCAGGTAGGCACCGCGACAGCCATAGCGCTCGACAATGATCTTCTCGACATCGCGCCGCATGTGCCTGAGCCGAATCGGCTGGTATTCCTCGAGCATGCCGATCGCGTCGTCGAGTCGCGCGAGCACATCGGCGGTAGCGATTTCAGGTCGAGTGTTCGTGACCTCGACCAGGAAGCCGCGCACCTGATGCACCTCGGCCAACGTCGCGCCGGCTGCCCGGGCCAGTCCCAGGAATGCATGGTTGAAGCGCTCGCGCAGGCCCATCGGTCCTCCCCTTGAACTCCCGTGACGCCTCCAAGAATACTGCTGTGCGGGCCGCGGTCCCGCTGTCGTCATTGGATAGGTTACCGGATCCCGCATCCCGGTTATTTTCAGACTTCACTCGCCCAACTCCAGCAACGCGATGGCCCGACCCGCCATCACTCCTGCTCCCGCCCCCGGGACAGAGGCTTCGATGGACCAGGCCGGTTTCCCCATTGTCGGTATCGGCGCCTCAGCCGGCGGTCTCGAAGCGTTCCGAAGCTTCTTCGAGCGGATGCCTGCCGATAGCGGGATGGCCTTCGTCCTCATCCTGCACCTGCCGGCCGATCGCAAGAGTCTCCTCCCGGAGATTCTCGGGCGCTGGACCTCGATGCGGGTGATCGAGGCCACCAACGACACCCGGGTCATGCCCGATTGCGTCTACGTGCCCCTGCCGCACTCGCTGGTCAGCTTCGAAGCGGGAAGCCGCCAGCTCCAAGTGGTCCACATCGACGACAACAAGCTTTTCCGACCGATCGATACCTTCTTCGACTCGCTCGGCGCTGCGATGGGCGACCGCGCTGTCGGAATCGTCTTGTCGGGCACGGGGAGCGACGGCTCCCTCGGTCTCAAGGCCATCAAGGAGCGAGGCGGGCTCACCTTCGCGCAGGGGAGCGATGGCACCGCCCCGCAACACGCCGGGATGCCCGCCGGTGCCATTGCGACCGGTGCCGTCGACGTCATCGCCTCGGTCGAGGAGATCCCCGCGCACCTCCTGCGGCTGCGCGGGAGTCGACTCTCGGTCCTCGACTCACCCTTCGACTCGGCCAGTCAGGTCGAGGCCGCCCGACTCGCGATCTGCGACATCCTCCGGTCCCAGTTGGGACACGACTTCAGTGGTTATCGCGACAAGACCTTCCTGCGCCGGGTGCAGCGCCGGATGCAGGTGGTAGGCGTCACCACGCTCGAGCAATACATCTCGCGCCTGCTGACCGACCACGAAGAGGTTGTTTCCCTGTTCCGGGACCTGCTGATCCGGGTGACCTCGTTCTTCCGGGACAAGGAGACGTTCGATGTCCTTGAAGCGGACGCTATCCCGCGCCTCTTCGCCGGCAAGGGGGCGGACAATACGGTGCGCGTCTGGGTCCCAGGGTGCGCGACCGGTGAGGAGGCCTACTCGATCGCCATCCTGCTGCGCGAGCAGATGGATCGTCTCGTTGGTGCCCCGCGGGTACAGGTGTTCGCGACCGACATCGACGAAGCCGCGATCGACGCGGCGCGTCTTGGTCGCTACCCGGCAACGCTCCTCGAGGGACTCTCACCCGAACGCCGCGAGCGATTCTTCAAACCTTCGCGCGGGAGCTTCGTGGTCAGCAAGGAGATCCGTGATCTCTGCATCTTCTCGACACATAACCTGCTGCGTGATCCGCCGTTCTCCCGAATGGACCTGGTCTCGTGCCGGAATCTGTTGATCTACCTCGATACCACGCTGCAGGCGAGCGTGATCCCGGTGCTGCACTACGCCTTGCGCCCAGGCGGCGTCCTGCTGTTGGGCGGCTCCGAATCGACCAGCAAGCACACCGATCTCTTCGACCCGGTCGACAAAGCCCGGCGGATCTTCCGTCGCCGGGATGGCCGCAGTCAACCGTTGCAGCTCTCCGCTACCGACCTCGGGGCCGCCGTCTCACGAGGGGTGACCGGAGACTCTGCGAGCTCATTCTCCCGCTTCACGGATTCGCGCATGCCTGATCATCACGAGCCGCGTTCGCCACTCGCCGGTCCGGGAGGCGCGCCGCTCTCTGATCCGAATCCTCCGGACCGCCCCGGCGGCGAGCATCGCGGCACCAGCGGTGCGCTGTCCCGATTCTGGCGACGACTCACGCCCTACAGGAAGAGTTCAAAGCGGCTCGAGAGCGACCTCTACAGCACGCAGGAGGCCCTGCAGTCGCTGGCCGAGGAACACCAGACGGCCCTCGAGGAGCTGCGCAGCTCGAACGAGGAACTGCACTCGGTCAACGAGGAGATGCAGTCCACCAACGAGGAACTCGAGACCTCGAAGGAGGAGCTGCAGTCGCTCAACGAGGAGCTGCACACGGTCAACGGCCGCCTGACCGAGAAGGTGGACGAACTCGACGCTGCCAATAGTGATTTGCGCAACCTGTTCGAGAGCACCGAAATAGCGATGGTCTTCCTCGATCGCGATCTGGTGATCCGCAGCTTCACGCCAGCGATCGCCGCGCTCTACAATCTCCTGCCTGGCGATCACGGTCGCCCACTCACGGACATCGTGAGCCAGCTCGAGTATGACAGCCTGCTCCCCGATGTCGAACAGGTCCTGAGTACGCTGCAACCACTCGAGCGACGCGTTACCCTGAATGACCATTCGCGCCATTACATCATGCGGATCCTGCCGTACCGGGAGCCCGATCGTGCCGTAAGCGGAGCGCTCGTGACGTTTGTCGACGTCACGACGATCGTGCAGGCGGAGGTGGCGCTGCGCGAGGCTGAACTCCGCAAGGATGCCTTCATCGCGACGCTTTCGCACGAGCTCAGGAATCCCCTGGCACCGATCCGCACGGCCGCCGCGATGCTGGTGACCTCGAATCTCGGATCGGAGCAGCTTGGCAAGGCGCAGTCGATCATCGCCCGGCAAGTCCTCCACCTGACTTCCCTGCTCGATGACCTGCTCGACGTCTCGCGAATCGCCCGCTCCGCGGTCGTGCTCCGGAAGCATCCGGTGGCGCTCCAGACCATCCTGAACGACGCCGTCGAGACGATCCAGCCGACGATCGACGCCAAGCACCAGACGCTTGAAGTTGCCCGACTCGAAGAACGCATCGCCCTCGAGGTTGATCCGGTCCGGCTGACACAGGTCGTCAGCAACCTGCTCAACAACGCGGCGAAGTACACGCCGTCGGGCGGCCATATCACGCTGAGCTGTCGGCTCGATGCGGAGTGGCTGCACCTCGTCGTCCGCGACGACGGGATCGGCCTCGCCCCCGAGATGCTGCAGAAGGTCTTCCACATGTTTGCCCGCGCCGACGTCGCGATCGATCGGGCCGAACAGGGCCTCGGTATCGGACTCGCACTGGTGAAGGGACTTGTCGAACTGCACGGCGGGAAGGTCATTGCGCGGAGTGCTGGGCTGGGCAAGGGGTGCGAGTTTGAGGCGTCGCTACCGCGGTCACTCGTGGTACCCTACGACCGGATTCCGACAACCTCATCGACTGCCACCCACCCAGACGTTCTGCCCCGCGTGCTGATCGCCGACGATAACGAAGACGGCGCCGAGGCATTGCAAATGCTGCTGGCACTCGACGGCTACGAGGTCCATGTGGCGAATGGAGGCGAGCAGGCGCTTGCGCTCGCGGCGAAGGTTCACCCCGACGTCTGTGTCTTCGATATCGGCATGCCGGGGATGACCGGCTACGAACTCGCCAAGCGAGTCCGGCGCGAACCCTGGGGAAGCCAGCTCACCCTCATCGCCGTGACCGGCTGGGGCCAGGAGCGGGATGTGCGCAGCGCCCGCGAGGCCGGCTTCGACCACCACCTGACCAAGCCAGTCGACCCCGATCGCCTTCGCGCGCTCTTCCCGCCGCCACTGAGCCGCGACGAAGGCTAGTTCACTGCCGGGAAGGAGGCGGCCAAGAGGCGCAGGAGTGCGCCGTGGTCGATCGGCTTCACCAGATGGCTGTCGAAGCCTTCTTCGCGTGACCGACGGCGGTCCTCCTCCTGGCCCCATCCCGTCTGCGCAATCACCACCATCTCCTTCCCCCAGCTCTGCTCCCGAATCGTCCGGCAGACTTCATAGCCGTTGAGCTTGGGGAGGCCGATGTCGAGCAGGACCAGCTCCGGTCTGAACGATTCCGCCCGAACCAGCGCGTCCTGACCGTCGTAGGCGGTTTGCGTCTCGTGCCCCTCAAGTTCGAGCAGCATGGCGAGACTGTCGGCACTGTCGCGATTGTCGTCCACGACCAGCACCCTGCGCCCGGCGCTCCGCTCAACACGCGTGCTCGTCGCTTGCTCCGCCGGCGCTGCGGACTGATCCTGCAGGATTGGGAGCCGCAGCTCGAACTCACTGCCGCGCCCGAGACCTTCGCTGCGCGCAGTCACCGTCCCCTGGTGCAGTTCGGCGAGGCGTTTCACCAGTGAGAGACCAATACCAAGGCCGCCCTCATCACCGCCCTCGGCACGATCCGCCTGAGTGAAGAGATCAAAGATCTGGGGCAGCATCTCGGCGGAAATCCCGACGCCATTGTCGCGGACGCTGATCATCACGGCGCCGTTGCCACAACTGGCAGTGAGCGAGATGCGGCCACCCGGCGGTGTGTACTTGCAGGCGTTGATCAACAGGTTGCCCAGCATCTGCGTCAGTCGCACCGGGTCGGCATCGAGGTATACCGGCTCGGGGGGCAGGTTGGTCGTGAGTTCGTGTCCCGCCCGCTCGCACAAGTGCCGAACTCCGTCGACCGCATGATGCACGACCGACGCCAGTTCGACCCGGCCGCGCTTGAGCTGAAGCCGGTCGCGGGTGATCCGGCTCACGTCGAGCAGGTCGTCGACCAGTCGGACCAGCTGCGAGAGCTGACGCTCGATCGCGCCACGCGACTGCGCGATAAGGTCGGGGTCGGCGCCAGCACGCTTCATCAGTGCCAGCGAGTTGGAGATCGGTGCGAGGGGATTGCGCAACTCGTGCGCAAGCGTCGCCAGAAACTCGTCCTTCCGGCGATCTGCCTTCTGCAATTCGCCGTAGAGCTGGGAATTCTCGATCGCGATCCCGGCGCGGCGAGCAAGGTCGCTGGCGACGGCGAGATCCCGCTCGTCGTATCGGTGTCCCGACTCCGCCGTGATGAAGGTGATGGCGCCGAGGGTCCTGCCGCGAACGGTGAGCGGCACCCCGATGTAGGAGCGCAGCCCCAATTCGCGAGCGATGCGCAGTTGCTCGACATCCCTGACCGAGCGCTCCAGCAAATCGTCAGAAATGAAGGGCACCAACTCCGCCTGACCCGTGCGGAGGATGTTGCCGACACCCTGCGGTTGCGAGAGGTCCGGCGGATATCGCCGGTGGAGATCCTCGGCGAGTTCCAGTTTCCTGGGATCCACGTGCGCCGTGGCGATCCGGCGCAGTGAGCCATCCGGTTCGAGAAAGTCGACCGAGATCCAGTCGGCAAAGTACGGTACGCCGAGGGCCGCCACGTTCTGCAGGATCGTATCGAGGTCGGTGGGAACCGCGAGCGCCGCGCTCGCGTCGGCCAGGAACTGCGACGTCTGCTGCGCCCGCTTGCGTTGCGTGACATCGAGCCCGATGCCGATCATCCGTTCCGACTGTCCCGCCGTGCCAGGCAGGGCGCGCCCAGTCCCGGCAATCCAGGCAATGTCGCCATTCGGCCGTGGGTTGCGGAATTCCACATTGAAGCCGGAGCCCGACTCGACGGCGCGGCCGATCGCTTCACTCACGCGAGGGCGATCGGCCTCGAGGATCAATTCCTGGAACGCCTCGAAAGTGCCGCCAAAAGTGCCCGGTGCCAGTCCGTGCAGTGGCTCGAGCTGTTCGGTCCAGGAGAGCGCGCCGGTCTTGATATTCCAGTCCCAGACACCCATGCCACCAGCCTCGAGCGCCAGTCGGAGTCGCTCCTCGCTGGCACTGAGCCTCACTTCGCTTTCCTTCCGTTCAGTGACGTCCTCGGCCACAAAACAGAAGCGCGTCCGCCCCGACGGACCCACCCCAATCGGGCAAACCGTCGCGGAGAGCCAGCGAACGCCATCGGGTCGATCGAAGCGTTGCTCGAAGTGCACCGGTTCTCCGAGCCGCTCACTTTCGGCGTAACGGACGAGCCGGCCTTGCAATTCTATCGGATCGACCCCGATGTCAGCGAGTGAACGCTTTCCTTCCAGCGTGCCTGGATCGGCGCCGAAGAATCGGCAGCTGGCCGGATTGTCGTAGATGTGGAGCAGGTCGCCCTCGGCGGTCGGCTCCACGATTCCCATGCAGGCAGGGGAGGTGTCGTAGAAGGCGCGGAGGGTCGCCTCGCTTTCGCGCATCGCAGCCGCAGCAGCGTTGCGCGCGGTCACGTCGAGCGTGAAGCAGCGGGTATGAATGAACTCGCCGTTTTCGAAGAGCACGTTCGAGCTGATGAGCACTTCGCGGATCGAGCCATCCTTGTGCCGGAGCCGGGCGGGGTATTCGTGCAGGGATTCCCCGATGGCAAGGCAGCGAAGGATCTCCGCAATGGCGTCATCGTCGGCGTGGAAGTCCGCAACCTTGCGACCGATAAAGTCCTCGCGCGCGTAACCCAGCAGGTCCAGCTCCGCCTGGTTGACCCGCAGAACGGTGCCATCCGGGCCGACCCAGTGCAGGCCGATCGAGGCATTGTCAAAGAGATCGCGCAGTTCGAGTTCACTCCGTTGCAGCGCCGCCTGCTGGCTCCGACGCTCGGCAATATCCCGGAACATCAGCGCGGTGCCCACCGACTCGCCGCTGTCATTCTTGATCGTGGCGCAGCTCTCCTCGATGAGACGCTCGGTACCATCCCGAGCAATCAGGATGGGATGGAGTGGTCCCTTGGGCCCCACCGGCCGACTCGCTCCGGGTGCGAGGCATTCGACCGGCTGCCGGTGCTCCTCGTGCACGATGCGAAAGACCACGTCGAGTGGCTGACCGATGGCGGCGCGATTGGTCCAGCCGGTGAGCGCTTCAGCGGCAGGGTTGATCCTGGTGATCAGGTCTTCTGTATCGGTGGTAATGATGCCATCGCCGATGCTGGCGAGTGTGATCCGTAACAGGTCACTCTCGGTCTCCGAGCGAATTCGTGCCCGGCGCTGGGTATGGACGAGCCAGATGGCTGCAAGCCCCAGCAGCACGAACGCCCCGAGTCCGATCGCCTGCGCTTCCGTGCGGATCGCGAAGGTGTACGTCGGCACGAGCAGCAGGTAGTCGACGCCAAGGCCGCCGAC
Coding sequences:
- a CDS encoding CheR family methyltransferase is translated as MDQAGFPIVGIGASAGGLEAFRSFFERMPADSGMAFVLILHLPADRKSLLPEILGRWTSMRVIEATNDTRVMPDCVYVPLPHSLVSFEAGSRQLQVVHIDDNKLFRPIDTFFDSLGAAMGDRAVGIVLSGTGSDGSLGLKAIKERGGLTFAQGSDGTAPQHAGMPAGAIATGAVDVIASVEEIPAHLLRLRGSRLSVLDSPFDSASQVEAARLAICDILRSQLGHDFSGYRDKTFLRRVQRRMQVVGVTTLEQYISRLLTDHEEVVSLFRDLLIRVTSFFRDKETFDVLEADAIPRLFAGKGADNTVRVWVPGCATGEEAYSIAILLREQMDRLVGAPRVQVFATDIDEAAIDAARLGRYPATLLEGLSPERRERFFKPSRGSFVVSKEIRDLCIFSTHNLLRDPPFSRMDLVSCRNLLIYLDTTLQASVIPVLHYALRPGGVLLLGGSESTSKHTDLFDPVDKARRIFRRRDGRSQPLQLSATDLGAAVSRGVTGDSASSFSRFTDSRMPDHHEPRSPLAGPGGAPLSDPNPPDRPGGEHRGTSGALSRFWRRLTPYRKSSKRLESDLYSTQEALQSLAEEHQTALEELRSSNEELHSVNEEMQSTNEELETSKEELQSLNEELHTVNGRLTEKVDELDAANSDLRNLFESTEIAMVFLDRDLVIRSFTPAIAALYNLLPGDHGRPLTDIVSQLEYDSLLPDVEQVLSTLQPLERRVTLNDHSRHYIMRILPYREPDRAVSGALVTFVDVTTIVQAEVALREAELRKDAFIATLSHELRNPLAPIRTAAAMLVTSNLGSEQLGKAQSIIARQVLHLTSLLDDLLDVSRIARSAVVLRKHPVALQTILNDAVETIQPTIDAKHQTLEVARLEERIALEVDPVRLTQVVSNLLNNAAKYTPSGGHITLSCRLDAEWLHLVVRDDGIGLAPEMLQKVFHMFARADVAIDRAEQGLGIGLALVKGLVELHGGKVIARSAGLGKGCEFEASLPRSLVVPYDRIPTTSSTATHPDVLPRVLIADDNEDGAEALQMLLALDGYEVHVANGGEQALALAAKVHPDVCVFDIGMPGMTGYELAKRVRREPWGSQLTLIAVTGWGQERDVRSAREAGFDHHLTKPVDPDRLRALFPPPLSRDEG
- a CDS encoding PAS domain S-box protein — protein: MALRKSLAAYGVALAAVVTAVGVRLSLTPILGETVPFTLTLIAITFAAWYGGTGPGLFALVVGGLGVDYLLLVPTYTFAIRTEAQAIGLGAFVLLGLAAIWLVHTQRRARIRSETESDLLRITLASIGDGIITTDTEDLITRINPAAEALTGWTNRAAIGQPLDVVFRIVHEEHRQPVECLAPGASRPVGPKGPLHPILIARDGTERLIEESCATIKNDSGESVGTALMFRDIAERRSQQAALQRSELELRDLFDNASIGLHWVGPDGTVLRVNQAELDLLGYAREDFIGRKVADFHADDDAIAEILRCLAIGESLHEYPARLRHKDGSIREVLISSNVLFENGEFIHTRCFTLDVTARNAAAAAMRESEATLRAFYDTSPACMGIVEPTAEGDLLHIYDNPASCRFFGADPGTLEGKRSLADIGVDPIELQGRLVRYAESERLGEPVHFEQRFDRPDGVRWLSATVCPIGVGPSGRTRFCFVAEDVTERKESEVRLSASEERLRLALEAGGMGVWDWNIKTGALSWTEQLEPLHGLAPGTFGGTFEAFQELILEADRPRVSEAIGRAVESGSGFNVEFRNPRPNGDIAWIAGTGRALPGTAGQSERMIGIGLDVTQRKRAQQTSQFLADASAALAVPTDLDTILQNVAALGVPYFADWISVDFLEPDGSLRRIATAHVDPRKLELAEDLHRRYPPDLSQPQGVGNILRTGQAELVPFISDDLLERSVRDVEQLRIARELGLRSYIGVPLTVRGRTLGAITFITAESGHRYDERDLAVASDLARRAGIAIENSQLYGELQKADRRKDEFLATLAHELRNPLAPISNSLALMKRAGADPDLIAQSRGAIERQLSQLVRLVDDLLDVSRITRDRLQLKRGRVELASVVHHAVDGVRHLCERAGHELTTNLPPEPVYLDADPVRLTQMLGNLLINACKYTPPGGRISLTASCGNGAVMISVRDNGVGISAEMLPQIFDLFTQADRAEGGDEGGLGIGLSLVKRLAELHQGTVTARSEGLGRGSEFELRLPILQDQSAAPAEQATSTRVERSAGRRVLVVDDNRDSADSLAMLLELEGHETQTAYDGQDALVRAESFRPELVLLDIGLPKLNGYEVCRTIREQSWGKEMVVIAQTGWGQEEDRRRSREEGFDSHLVKPIDHGALLRLLAASFPAVN